From the genome of Nicotiana sylvestris chromosome 2, ASM39365v2, whole genome shotgun sequence, one region includes:
- the LOC138885989 gene encoding uncharacterized protein translates to MYKLLSEQHEGAIKDLRSELDAAQKEHADLVEQVKVFKVGNEDFAMSTNDQTLQGKIDRLALENEAALEQLASVEVHIQVAKEKAKERARQNEDLQAQLGSTITERDALGKELEIMRSELKTTRADAEEMVAQYTADVEASDARLKVTVEYVKRLSRREIVEEIHAWGFDLVAEIEEVNRLEVEAKKMDEPEDEEGFEGSDESEDGEDPNGSSDEAGSGEDQA, encoded by the exons ATGTATAAACTTCTTAGCGAGCAACACGAAGGGGCCATCAAGGATCTCCGATCCGAGTTAGACGCGGCTCAGAAGGAGCATGCCGACTTGGTGGAACAGGTAAAGGTTTTCAAGGTTGGCAATGAAGACTTTGCCATGTCAACTAACGACCAAACTTTGCAG GGAAAAATAGACCGGCTGGCTTTGGAAAATGAGGCCGCCCTGGAGCAGCTGGCATCAGTAGAAGTTCATATCCAAGTGGCGAAGGAGAAGGCCAAAGAACGAGCTCGACAAAATGAGGATCTCCAAGCTCAATTAGGATCGACAATTACTGAACGGGATGCCCTTGGCAAGGAGCTCGAAATAATGAGGTCCGAGTTGAAAACAACCAGGGCTGATGCTGAAGAGATGGTAGCCCAGTATACGGCTGATGTTGAGGCATCCGACGCCCGCCTGAAAGTTACTGTTGAGTATGTGAAGCGGTTGTCTCGGAGGGAGATCGTTGAAGAAATCCATGCCTGGGGTTTCGACTTGGTAGCCGAGATCGAAGAGGTGAATAGGCTCGAGGTTGAGGCCAAGAAGATGGATGAACCCGAGGATGAAGAAGGTTTCGAGGGCTCCGACGAATCCGAAGATGGAGAAGACCCCAACGGCTCTAGTGATGAGGCGGGTTCTGGTGAAGATCAGGCATGA
- the LOC104250150 gene encoding uncharacterized protein — MYESTSMADDVMIKEELTNPCCISWKEKYSKLKDGYAKLEDRRNALRKGLSIYEEQVLKMQSENLSLRKAVEDEKLRANNEKEENIKECALRVSLESEIAGLKNEILSLKQQSVANDGGREIRELKEHLTERESKVNELKVLVDKERVRAESEKKKAELVRKKVDELRTKLKVEKTKADEERRLADVERKRAEGNSLNLENLKKEADQVKSKLASVTLEFEDAKKQLEAERENTSKERKRADAAVAKAADQKKIAETNRKMAMDEKSRATDLYRQLEHDRQKIDNLKKEIGEPMASGKTVNIIPRKGTTLGTAQFSPELGPKAVERDVTMVDVIGNSDADQKRLQEMEEKVVIEKKRVKSEMKKVEKQRKAAEAYKKKASEEKNRADQLSEEVKNYRKRVEELQKEIEKLSSARSSVDCPLRALDSSVHVETAKVKLLQKQLKLEKMLVKHAKKVAKFEKTRNYILQQNLVSLKQELVHFSRRLNILDGCFFQGDEHAPEKVCSFNLKSKYSSLVACDTHCHFGNDSVQLAAVGSDLSEQKIECNVRLLPMSGGNNPVSLSGINSKLEPLLRGSSKKVLQSSAMNSSSASFSDRLLVGSQDKCASVTTSAKSAEEKLDVELTISSLPGDARKKCIENVVAIADSNVKSPISCISTERRGPHYKRMRRSVDATKSNGNLNSGGNKWQRQLSEKTSLHDGKLNSRTDGPAVEKKHLVADMQRDTCSEHFISRKKRRTSCELGLHPLNKNSVEKTKLDSCGVQSDVCTRPSPTVYSLPETAQDWKDGKDDDLGDIDELVRGDYMKLLNLDSDTDEESYRLAIEMPLSPTLPEIQCHSSEALESIRSPLCQGFSNAMGTLVSSDSFDVINVEINSNQLKHCTLDPSDNLSFSKKRDQVDSSKRINLDTACKLSCSSYANASALCRSDLAAPASEGLQIPLERRVVSLWDGFAKYCVIFSNNNDENSISSIYRATSNSHAQCSASSDPSLRSILVTLLKLEDISNKEKTCVFFSLLLLYISDTATRAFGDDWERDLTLFVNSVAQHIYTELSHVDTRRMFVEYCNFYDVLSLMEDFLLHDKLLVPAVSSDSKLATNSGINLILDGHSVSLCKQPAPTQLLLIGGILLASVCSAVDHVGFVCEASCNILRMRRSDALNILHIFAYLCGSKYFILKEYGLAMTVVKSLVMLIHKNRSSPDPLSCIGSSVESLSRICSGSKCPFSEGAATMDIVASSLLDSINSYACSAVGSDLMESLNSSRRRVKCDGRKTGESSDDVDLVQSAFVISENSCQLTNTLALVELVAGFMSWDWMFDKIACPLLDLLDYCTSEHNAAAITTLLGQLGRSGLNAFGCEDVRIQRLRSSLCALLCQCDSKRRGLHLQFSIGISLIGLIPLSFEELAESNIEVASPANQCDPTDCLRKWFASLSSEQRLFIRLVDAAGLTSC, encoded by the exons ATGTACGAATCAACATCAATGGCGGATGATGTAATGATAAAAGAAGAGCTTACAAATCCCTGCTGTATATCT TGGAAAGAGAAGTACAGTAAACTGAAAGACGGCTACGCAAAGCTTGAAGATAGGAGAAATGCGCTTCGTAAAGGTCTCTCCATTTACGAGGAACAAGTTTTGAAGATGCAATCTGAAAATCTCTCTCTCAGGAAAG CTGTTGAGGATGAGAAACTTAGGGCGAACAATGAAAAGGAGGAAAACATAAAGGAATGTGCTTTAAGGGTTTCTTTAGAGAGTGAAATTGCTGGGTTGAAGAATGAGATTCTTTCCTTGAAGCAACAATCGGTGGCTAATGATGGAGGTAGAGAAATTAGAGAGCTTAAGGAGCATCTCACTGAGAGAGAAAGCAAGGTAAACGAGCTGAAGGTGCTTGTCGATAAAGAAAGAGTGAGAGCAGAGTCAGAGAAGAAGAAGGCTGAGTTGGTGAGGAAAAAGGTGGACGAGTTGAGGACAAAATTGAAGGTTGAGAAAACAAAGGCTGATGAAGAAAGGAGACTTGCTGATGTTGAAAGAAAAAGAGCCGAAGGAAATAGTCTTAATTTGGAAAATCTGAAGAAGGAAGCTGATCAAGTGAAATCAAAGTTAGCTTCAGTGACTTTGGAGTTTGAAGATGCTAAGAAGCAGCTGGAGGCAGAAAGAGAAAACACATCTAAAGAGAGAAAACGTGCAGATGCAGCAGTGGCGAAAGCTGCTGATCAAAAGAAGATTGCAGAAACCAACCGCAAGATGGCCATGGATGAAAAGAGCCGGGCTACTGATCTATATCGTCAGCTTGAACATGATAGACAAAAGATTGATAATTTGAAGAAAGAGATCGGTGAACCCATGGCATCTGGTAAAACGGTTAACATCATACCTCGTAAAGGGACAACTCTAGGAACTGCTCAATTCTCACCTGAGCTTGGTCCAAAGGCAGTGGAGAGAGATGTTACCATGGTAGATGTAATTGGGAATTCCGATGCAGACCAAAAAAGGCTCCAGGAAATGGAAGAAAAGGTGGTGATTGAGAAAAAGCGTGTCAAATCAGAGATGAAAAAAGTGGAAAAGCAAAGAAAGGCTGCAGAAGCATATAAAAAGAAGGCATCAGAAGAAAAAAATCGTGCTGATCAGCTTTCTGAAGAGGTCAAAAATTACAGAAAGAGGGTCGAAGAACTGCAGAAAGAAATTGAAAAGCTAAGTTCTGCAAGGTCTTCTGTTGATTGTCCTCTTCGTGCACTTGATAGTAGTGTGCATGTTGAAACTGCTAAAGTTAAGCTGTTGCAAAAGCAGTTGAAGCTTGAAAAGATGCTGGTAAAGCATGCTAAAAAAGTAGCTAAGTTCGAAAAAACCCGTAATTATATACTACAGCAGAATCTAGTTAGCTTAAAGCAGGAGCTTGTTCACTTCTCGAGACGTCTAAACATACTGGACGGTTGCTTCTTTCAAGGTGATGAGCATGCCCCAGAAAAG GTTTGCAGCTTCAACTTGAAAAGCAAGTATTCTAGTTTGGTAGCTTGTGACACGCACTGTCATTTTGGAAATGATTCCGTGCAGTTAGCTGCTGTTGGGTCTGATCTGTCCGAGCAAAAGATAGAATGTAATGTACGTTTGCTTCCGATGTCTGGAGGGAACAACCCTGTATCATTATCAGGTATTAACTCTAAATTGGAGCCTTTACTTAGAGGTTCCAGCAAAAAAGTGTTACAGAGTTCTGCCATGAATTCCAGTTCGGCATCATTTTCTGATAGGCTATTGGTGGGCTCACAGGACAAATGTGCTTCCGTCACAACATCAGCTAAATCAGCTGAAGAAAAATTGGACGTAGAACTGACCATATCCAGTTTGCCTGGAGATGCAAGAAAAAAGTGCATTGAGAATGTTGTAGCAATTGCTGACAGTAATGTCAAGAGTCCGATCAGTTGTATTTCTACTGAGAGGAGAGGTCCACATTATAAGAGGATGAGGAGATCTGTTGATGCCACTAAATCTAATGGAAACTTAAATTCCGGGGGTAACAAGTGGCAAAGGCAGCTTTCAGAGAAAACCTCTCTACATGATGGTAAGTTGAATAGTAGAACAGATGGACCTGCTGTTGAGAAAAAGCATTTGGTAGCTGACATGCAACGCGATACGTGCAGCGAGCATTTTATATCTCGCAAGAAAAGAAGAACATCCTGTGAACTAGGCCTGCATCCTTTAAACAAGAATAGTGTGGAAAAGACAAAGCTTGACAGCTGTGGTGTCCAATCTGATGTCTGCACACGTCCATCTCCAACTGTCTATAGCCTTCCAGAAACTGCCCAGGATTGGAAGGATGGGAAAGATGATGATCTGGGAGATATTGATGAACTTGTCCGTGGTGATTATATGAAGCTTCTCAATTTGGATAGTGATACTGATGAAGAGTCTTATCGTCTAGCAATTGAAATGCCTTTATCGCCTACACTTCCTGAGATTCAGTGCCATAGCAGTGAGGCACTTGAATCGATTCGCTCACCTTTATGTCAGGGATTCTCAAATGCAATGGGGACTCTGGTTTCATCAGACAGTTTTGATGTCATCAATGTGGAAATCAATTCTAACCAGTTAAAACATTGTACCTTGGATCCTTCAGATAATTTATCATTTTCCAAGAAAAGAGATCAGGTTGATTCATCTAAGAGAATAAATCTTGACACAGCTTGTAAGTTATCCTGCAGTTCCTATGCAAATGCATCAGCATTGTGCAGATCAGATTTAGCTGCTCCTGCAAGTGAGGGGTTGCAGATTCCATTGGAAAGGAGAGTGGTCTCATTATGGGATGGTTTTGCCAAGTATTGTGTCATCTTTTCAAATAACAACGACGAAAATAGCATTTCCAGTATTTACCGTGCTACCAGCAATTCTCATGCTCAGTGCTCTGCATCATCAGATCCTTCTCTTAGGAGTATTTTGGTCACTCTTTTGAAACTTGAAGATATCTCAAACAA GGAGAAGACCTGTGTCTTCTTTTCACTCTTACTGCTCTACATTTCTGATACTGCAACGAGAGCCTTTGGAGATGATTGGGAGAGGGACCTGACCCTTTTTGTGAATTCTGTTGCTCAGCACATATATACAG AACTTTCACATGTAGATACAAGAAGGATGTTTGTGGAATATTGCAACTTTTATGATGTACTTTCTCTTATGGAGGATTTTCTTTTGCATGATAAATTGCTGGTGCCTGCTGTAAGTTCTGATTCAAAGCTTGCAACCAATTCAGGAATCAATCTTATTTTGGATGGTCATAGTGTAAGCTTGTGCAAGCAACCAGCTCCTACTCAGTTGTTGCTAATTGGAGGCATTTTGCTCGCATCAGTATGTTCCGCGGTTGACCATGTTGGTTTTGTTTGTGAGGCTTCCTGCAACATCTTAAGGATGCGGAGGTCTGATGCTCTAAACATTCTTCATATATTTGCCTATCTATGTGgttctaaatactttatcctcaAAGAGTATGGTTTAGCTATGACTGTGGTGAAGTCATTGGTGATGCTTATTCACAAGAATAGATCATCTCCTGATCCTCTTTCCTGTATAGGATCTTCAGTTGAGTCATTGTCTAGGATTTGTTCCGGTAGTAAATGCCCGTTTTCAGAGGGTGCAGCTACCATGGATATTGTTGCATCATCCCTCTTGGATAGTATTAACAGTTATGCTTGCTCTGCTGTGGGGTCGGATTTGATGGAATCATTGAACTCATCAAGACGCAGAGTCAAATGTGATGGAAGGAAAACTGGTGAATCCTCAGATGACGTAGATTTAGTTCAGTCGGCCTTTGTTATTTCTGAAAATTCATGCCAGTTAACTAATACCCTCGCACTTGTGGAGCTTGTTGCAGGTTTCATG AGCTGGGATTGGATGTTTGACAAAATTGCCTGTCCACTATTGGATTTATTGGACTATTGTACATCGGAGCACAATGCTGCTGCTATCACTACTCTTCTTGGCCAACTTGGAAG GTCTGGTCTTAATGCTTTTGGATGTGAAGATGTTAGGATTCAGAGATTAAGAAGCTCTTTGTGTGCATTACTTTGCCAATGTGACTCCAAAAGAAGGGGTCTTCACCTTCAGTTCTCCATTGGTATTTCTTTAATTGGCCTAATTCCTCTCAGCTTTGAAGAACTTGCTGAAAGTAACATTGAAGTTGCATCACCTGCAAATCAATGTGATCCAACTGATTGCCTAAGAAAGTGGTTTGCTTCATTGAGCAGCGAACAGCGGTTATTCATTAGGCTTGTAGATGCTGCCGGTTTGACTAGTTGCTGA